The sequence below is a genomic window from Glycine max cultivar Williams 82 chromosome 20, Glycine_max_v4.0, whole genome shotgun sequence.
tgcttattttgtttttatttttttaggaaataaaaGATAGGCTAAAAAAACCTTTTAGAACTCTGGACTTCTCCCTCCAGTGCAAGTTATCTGCCCATGAATAAAAaagtggaaaaagaaaagattatgaacttgtttgtttaaatttaaaactttttggttaatttcaaaaattgttGTCTATAACAATTTTACACTACttaccaaataatttttttctcaaaatctgaaaatgatttcctaaacaagtattttaaaaaaacaaaaaataaaaaataactcaaaaatAATTTCTCATTTTGTTATAACATACAGACGAGTTGGAACTGTTTTCTTGGAAAGACGTCATTTTTCGTGCGTGATTGCTCAAAGAAGACAAAAGAGTGGAAAAGGGTGTTTGGATATCTATACTACTAATGTGTGGACACAAGCACGCTTACGGGGGCATTATTCCACGCGATTTGCTAAAGAAAACGATTCCACCGAAAACTAAAACTATGTGtatttaaatacataaagattaaaaaacataaataaacaaaaaatataattttattaaaaatcttcAAATCAGATTGGTTATATAAAAAATGCTCGAGAGGAGGTTCACCCTTAACATCCTCCTTGCATCCTTAGCATCCTTCTAAAGACAACAAAgattaaagaagagaaaaaaaaaatcttcatacGTGCTTCAAGAAAACATGAACTTCACCCTTAACATCCTTCTCATATCGCTACAACTTTTAGAGAGAAAGCAAGaaatttgatgatgtcaaattaaagaataaagaatgaGAATCCTggaattgtttaattaatttgataagtactcttattaaaaatagatttttgattttctaaaattaaaatacttgtttGATTAAACTTGTTTACTTCTCAGCTCCGGAGGTATACTGGGGAGCTTTTTGAGCTTTTGTCTGGCTTCTTTCTAAGAATTGACAGGCTAGAAGAAAGGTCCCCCCCGGCTCATAAAGAGTCCGAATGTTGCTGGAGGCTGGAGCGTTAGTGCGACTTGGGCCATAGAAAGGGTACATGTCATACACTATGTTACAGATAAGATTGTAGATTTGCTACAACTCCCTGCTTTTCCAATTATGCATtgcaacataaaaaataaaaatttactatcTTTTTGGCATCATAAAACACAATACTGGATGCTCGAGCATCTATCAAACTATACATGGTAACAccagagggaaagaaagaactGACTGTCTCATCCTACGTTTCATTCAATTCTCGAGTATAAAAGCCTAGATGTCAAGTGTCACACCTCTTTATCAATAGTGAATGGCCAAGACAATAAAGATTGTAGCTCTTCATCTGTATGTCACATCGATGGAATTCTTGTTGCTAAATACAAATATGaatgaataaatcaatttaCCATTAACACATCAAATATTGATATTGGTAGAGGAAATAACATTAAGGGGGGGAAATTGCTACCTCCGGGAATATactcacaaaattaaataataaaagggGGTGTCAACATCAATTATTAGCtttgataaattttgtgaaaaaatccGATAATCATACATGTGAGAAATTATAAGtgactaataaatatatattttagtgaaaaaatccGATAATCATACAGCTTCTTCTGTTACGTAAGCATGTACTCATGCAAATGATTTTTTCTAAACAGTGAAACTtactatacaaaattataagtgactaataaatatatattttagtgtgAGTGAAGGACCTGTATCAAGAAGCAATGAAAGTGGGGAAGCAGCTACAAATATGCAGCGATAAATGTTGGGGATTGTTGTGAAACATGCGGACCATCGAAGTTAGACTTTTAGGTGCAGAAAACTTTGCATGTTGATATGGTGTGGCAGGGGATTAAGCGCTGGAAGAGAGATTGGGATGGATGGTATTCATATGTAGTTATGTCTCTATGAGGAAAGTAGGTGCAGAGGGTGGCTATTATTTGAtagatacaaataataaataaccaTTCCTTTGAAGGGAGAAGCAAATTCATGTGGGGTATTTACCCctgtatctcatttattttggtTGTAAAAACATTAGGTACTACTGGTaccaattatatttatatatgttctTTTTAgctgagagagaaaaaaaaaaaaaaaagttaatcgTAGGCTAGTGTAGGGTCTCTTGTATCCTCCCCggattaaaaaagaagagagaaatgaTATTGGAGAGACGAAACTAACCCCTACTTTTTCCTTCCCTTGCCAAGTCGCCATCTATTACTAATGATGAATCCTTCAAGTCAACAAGGTGCCAAAACTAAAATAATCCGAAATcaatatatttagaaaaaatggtaaaaattgaaaatgatgcACAACGTGCACGgagtaaaagaaaaaggttgTATTATTCACCATTGAGACAGCTATACAGAGCCAAAAACGCACACACTGTACCATCTTCATACAAGAGAAACTCTTTGTAACTACACTCACACATATTAAGAATTAATTCAGAGGTTTTCTAACCcacttcaattaaaaataaaattaaacaatcttatataaattattagtgcattttttatatttttaaagatggGTGATGCAATTTTTGTAACCGTGTCAATCATTTTCCATGGGATTCTTTAACCTCATTTGTATGGGGAATAAGCTACAACTCCATTAATTCATATTAGCTAGTCTCATTAAATTTTCTACAGTAtcaaacatgaaaattaaactgaaatgataataaataaaacttatcataaagagtttaattattatatacatcTGTAtctatataagaagaaaaacccCTAGTTCAATGTTTAAAAACTTATAATATCAATCTTTATTATCTCCGAATTTCTTAATGAGCCCACAAAAAAGCATCGTACTATCGCGTGCCCAGTCGTATGCAATGAGTGGAGACTATACTTTTGTGACAAGTTAATGCATACgtagacaatattttttttttgctgcaaaaATTTTAGGGGAAAGACGTCATTTTTCAGTCAAaggcaaaataaaacaaaaagtttgtCACACTCAAAGAAgttaaagaacaaaaattagaaaataaattaatgataaaatatgtttttttctctctaaagaattttaaatatgacttgtcttctaaaaaattttagcctatttttgtttctcaaatttaaaaatatttcattttttattctcaaaataactataattatttttgtaactaAGTCTCACCTAAGATTGGTAAGATCTAGCTCAAAAACATTCAACCGAAATTGAAAACTTAATCGTCTACTTAACTCTATTTGGGGGGTTCTTATTGGCAAGACTCCTCTCTCTTCCTAAGAGTCATTACTTACCCCCTTTATTGCCTATTGATGAGGTAGTAAGGGTGCTTCATAACAGTTGGATCATTTCAATCGACAAACAGCTGGGAGGTGGATACAAACTTCTAGTCTCCAATACGTAAGAACAAAGAGACTTAGAGTCATCCCGACCAACTAGTGACTAGGAAGAATACAATAATTAATCGTTAATAATAGTTATAGTCAGaaagttatttttaacaaaatacataTACTCTTtactctatattttattttatcatactCTTTACTCtatataaaaatgttaacaacgtttaataattattacataaactttacttaataaaaatatattactaagaTTAGTACAAGGGGTCAACCAAAATATAAGAGGACCATTAGCCCATTACATTTACACCATATTTTGCGGCAAGCTGTCATCCAAAGTATAGGAGGAGACGAGGAGTTCAGGACCACACCATATTCCAAAATGAGCCCAGGTAAAGTAATGATGAATGTGGATTAGTagttaagtaattaattaatacgtTGTGACAATTCAATGCATTCGAATTAGGGACTATTTATTTTTGGCAGCTAAAGTTTAAGGGGAAAGACATGATTATTcagtcaaacaataaaaaaaattaaaaaagtttgtaCCAGTACATTAATGGtattattgattaagaaatttaaaataaaaatatttttattaagagaagaaaaattatgttgttgatattttttatgtttttctatgatatatataataaatatttttttcttttaattctttatcgAATATCTTAAGTATATTAtttaacaacataaaaaaaaaacatcgaaTGAAAATTTATACAATGGTAACTGCTTCACTCTAATGTAAATTTACATTTACGTTTAGATTATAAAAAGTTcagttttttcttcaattctaattataaatacttttgctttatattttattttaaaaaatttatataaaatatagtgAAAGTTATATGgcatagagaaagaaagaaagaaaaagagatagaaTTTGTTGTTGCTAAATGTAAGTCTAAAAACTTACACTAAATATAAATCTAAACTATTAATACAAAAGAATCCTACATTTTATAATAtcttactaaaaaaaagttagtcaCGATATCTTCTATCTACCCAtttctttctatatttttttgacaggttaaatttaaaaacaataccATAATTCTTAAGTATTAGTGGCATTGTTTTTAAACTTGATTTATCAACAATACACATTTAGCCTGATTCACATCTaaactaattcaaaataaaaattaaaaacagctaaaaaaactaaaaactgaatcaaattgatttttttaaaaaaaattgaatgattttttctttattcggtttgattcaatttaaaatttgtctTTGAAATTAAATCAAGCTATAATCGTTATGTTAACAGTTATATTACTTTAGTATTAtacgttatatatatatatatatatattacttgaattttataatagtttCTAAATCTATCTATATGAATTTATATAAtgtatattacatttttttctttgatttaagATTGATAAAAATTCGACAAATTTTTATCATAGAAGATTTAATATATTAGTAAGTttccaaaattattattagtaattgTGTAATGTAACTTAATTTAacgattgaaaataaaatataaagttttaatgaaataatattttactagCGAAAATCCAACCGAACGAAATCATAAAATGTTGGCCGCAAGTTTGAATTATACACTCAACGCAAGTTTATTCaacttgaataaataatataacactGGGAGTGTAAAATATTGCCAAGCTCATACCAATTACCAAAGAAACGACCGAATgaatggtttttttattttttattttctaccaTTGAATTTGATGCAGCCGTTTTTGACTGACCAAGTTCATACGAAATGTACATGTAGCTGAGTCAGAACCCCCCAATACTATTGATACGCCATGCACTTGAACCTAAGATCAAACAAGTTTAAAAGTCAATTTTAGTCAAGGCTCTAAGGCAGCAAACTCAGAATGTAGTAGTTACTATATAACAACCAGTAAGTAAATCACTGCTACCATAGGAAGTAAAACCCATGGAATCAGATTATTATagttataaatttgaaatactGTAACATTTTAGTTCATTATATAGTATTATTCTAGCTCACGAGTTAACAAGTTACAAAGTCTCACAAGATAAATGGACTGGAGAGGTCGGAGGAGAAGACAAAAAGGGTTTGGGTGGAATTTGCAATAACTCAACTTTGCTTCCTAGCATTTCCAACACTTTACTTATGGCTGGTCGAGTGGAAGGGTGGGTTTGTATGCACCATAAGCCCACTATTGTCATCTTTCTCACCAATTTGTCATCACTTTCATTTCTTATGTTCTGTAAACCAAGCTCTTCATTTGATTCAAGGCGATTGTAAATCCAATCGGGAAAGTATATTTCACTCGAGCAATTTACTTCAGTCTTaatattctttcttcttccaacCATTTCTAAGATCATCATTCCATAGCTGTACACATCTGACTTATGTGATACTGTACCGAAATTTCTTGAAAAAACTTCTGGGGCAATATAGCCTGCTGTTCCTCTGGCGCCAAATATTGATATCatactttcttttcttgtgCAAATTTTGGCTAGTCCAAAATCAGAAATCTTGGGGTTGAAATTCTCATCCAACAGAATATTATGAGGTTTTATGTCAAAATGTAAAATTCTAGTATTGCAACCCTGATGCAGGTATTCTAGTCCTCGGGCAACACCAATTGCAATATGGTAGATCGTTTGACAGTCCAATTGACGATCCGTCTTTATGACATTTTCTTCAAAGATAAACTTCTCAAGTGATCCATTAGACATAAACTCATAAACTAAAGCTCGCTTAGAACCTTCACAACAGAACCCCAAAAGATTAACAATGTTAATATGAGAAGTTCTGCTGATAGTTGCCACTTCATTGATGAAGTCCTCACCATTATCTTTCAATTCACTTAGGATCTTCACCGCAACATAACGTCCATCTGGTAATTTTCCTTTGTATACACTTCCGAATCCCCCTTGGCCTAATTTGTTTCTGAAGGAGTTGGTCACTTTCTTTATCTCAGAATAATCATACCGCTTAGTTTGAAGGGGTCCCTCTCTTTCCAAAAAGATCCTAATCTGTTGATTGGTCGGATTTTGCTTCTTCCATCTTGTATGGTAGATCTTTACCATTACCAGCAACAGAGCAATTGTAACAGCTGGAGAGGTTATTGGAATTAGAAAGATTATTATATAAGGATGAGAAAGTAATGCTATACagataaatagaataaatattgttaaaaaagtAACTCATTAGATTAAACACTTGGATAATAAAGCAACGTGAACGACTgccctaataaaataaaaaaaaatagaaagtatctactataagaaaaacataaaattcattaaataaaacgCTATTGAAAATTAATCTATATGCATTACCTAGACCGAGTCCTAGTATCATTTTCACAATCCAACTTCTTCTCCCTGCTGCAGAAGTTAAAATTACTCCGGGTTCAAATTATGCAAAACGAAATCCATCATTAAAATTACTCCTGGGAAATCAAAGTATACAAATACAGCGCAAATGTTTAATTTGTCTTCAAAATTTACCTGAGTTTCGCAGACCACCTACCTTTGGCTTAttctaaattaaatatcatGCTAATTTTATATATCAGGTAGAGTGTACTCACTCTAACATTTGATAACACAGACTttttgtagttatttttttatgaattaataatTGCAGAAGAAAGCGTACCGATACTATTGGCAGTGGCACAAAAAAATATCTCTCTGCTGTCAAGTTGACACTGCCCTCCTCTGCGATAGTGGCAAGCTGCACATTCATCGGTTAATTCTACTTTAGTGAAGATATCTGCAGTTGCGAATGTGAATGGGTTGTTAGCGTCAGGCGCGTCTTTAATTGGAAGCAGGACCTTTGTACATGCTCTCAAAGACGCATCTTCAGCTTTGGGGTTGTCATTGTAGTAGAGATCGTAATCGGGGCACTTTGTATAATTATGCATGTTTGTGGGAGGGCTGACATGGAGGCTGCGGTTGCACCTGAACAGAGTTGTGTAGTATTGGATATAAAGAGAAGCAGCAAAGCCAGAACTATGAGGAAAAGGAAGAGTATAATTGTTTCCGAAAGCTTCACAATTTTCGTTCAGCAGAAGGTGATAGAGATTTGTGTCTCTAAATTGAAAAGCTGTGAGAGAAGTAGTAGGACTACTGAAAAGCTGAGCAACGCGTACAAGCGGAAACCATAATCCATTTTTGTGTAATTGGATCATTTTGGGCTTAAGTGGATCATCACAATTGCTAATGGGCAATAAGCCACAGTCCGGGCGTTCAGTTAGAGTGAATGGGAAACTGATATTGTCAAGATATCCACATGGAAACGAAGGTGGACACTCTGCTTGGTTCCCAGCCGCCAAGACAAGTGGCATAAGGCCACAAAATAAAAGCGATAATACTAATTCATAAACTGAACTCATCCTTCCTGAATCACCCAGTACGTCTAtgagttaataaacgttttagtGTAAGTTAGTTATAAGCGCGGAGTCTCTTAATTATGAGTATGGAAGACTTGGTCAAATAAATCAGTGTGGAATTTGGGTAAGTAGATATAAAGAATCAAAGCTCTCCATCAGCCTTAGCTACTCAAATTAAATGCAATATCATCCATCATACATGATTCAACTGTATGTAAGTTTGAACCAACAATATCGCTAAATTACCTTATGGCAAATCCTTAGTGGTTTATTTACTGGATTATCATTTTAGAATAATGGGTTTGGGCAGAGAgagacagaaaaaaaatatataatgaatgaagttttaaaaaaaggagACAAAAAATTGGCTGTAAATGAATcgtaaaagaaagagaaacgaaaaaattaaaattgattactTTATATAATAAGCCTTATTTTAACCGTATTTgtgatatttatcttttattattgcATATATGGGTGTAACTCCATAtatcaacttttttaaaaaagatttttattattagttctttaactttttttcgtctttatttttaatctcttaaaacaaggaaaaaaagtaaaagaaagaaaaaaaaattaaaaagtgcaGGAactataaaatgataataaatctaaagttaattttatttttgttttcaaagtattcttattatatatcttGCAGAATAAACTTTAACTTGGGGCTTCCACTTGGAAATTTTGATCAATGGAGTATTAACATAAGAAAATTACCTCATGGTAAGTTCATCAAACCACTTGAAAGTGAAATCCAAAATTCAAGGCAATTAATCAATAATTTGAATACTACATCAATGATAGTGGGACCAATTTCATGCTCAATTTCGTCAGTTGAAAGAAGCATAAGACTTGACTCATTGTAATGTAATCTTAAAACTGATGCAAGACGGCA
It includes:
- the LOC100786495 gene encoding LEAF RUST 10 DISEASE-RESISTANCEUS RECEPTOR-LIKE PROTEIN KINASE-like 2.5 isoform X3; translated protein: MSSVYELVLSLLFCGLMPLVLAAGNQAECPPSFPCGYLDNISFPFTLTERPDCGLLPISNCDDPLKPKMIQLHKNGLWFPLVRVAQLFSSPTTSLTAFQFRDTNLYHLLLNENCEAFGNNYTLPFPHSSGFAASLYIQYYTTLFRCNRSLHVSPPTNMHNYTKCPDYDLYYNDNPKAEDASLRACTKVLLPIKDAPDANNPFTFATADIFTKVELTDECAACHYRRGGQCQLDSREIFFCATANSIAVTIALLLVMVKIYHTRWKKQNPTNQQIRIFLEREGPLQTKRYDYSEIKKVTNSFRNKLGQGGFGSVYKGKLPDGRYVAVKILSELKDNGEDFINEVATISRTSHINIVNLLGFCCEGSKRALVYEFMSNGSLEKFIFEENVIKTDRQLDCQTIYHIAIGVARGLEYLHQGCNTRILHFDIKPHNILLDENFNPKISDFGLAKICTRKESMISIFGARGTAGYIAPEVFSRNFGTVSHKSDVYSYGMMILEMVGRRKNIKTEVNCSSEIYFPDWIYNRLESNEELGLQNIRNESDDKLVRKMTIVGLWCIQTHPSTRPAISKVLEMLGSKVELLQIPPKPFLSSPPTSPVHLSCETL
- the LOC100786495 gene encoding LEAF RUST 10 DISEASE-RESISTANCEUS RECEPTOR-LIKE PROTEIN KINASE-like 2.5 isoform X2, with translation MSSVYELVLSLLFCGLMPLVLAAGNQAECPPSFPCGYLDNISFPFTLTERPDCGLLPISNCDDPLKPKMIQLHKNGLWFPLVRVAQLFSSPTTSLTAFQFRDTNLYHLLLNENCEAFGNNYTLPFPHSSGFAASLYIQYYTTLFRCNRSLHVSPPTNMHNYTKCPDYDLYYNDNPKAEDASLRACTKVLLPIKDAPDANNPFTFATADIFTKVELTDECAACHYRRGGQCQLDSREIFFCATANSIAGRRSWIVKMILGLGLAVTIALLLVMVKIYHTRWKKQNPTNQQIRIFLEREGPLQTKRYDYSEIKKVTNSFRNKLGQGGFGSVYKGKLPDGRYVAVKILSELKDNGEDFINEVATISRTSHINIVNLLGFCCEGSKRALVYEFMSNGSLEKFIFEENVIKTDRQLDCQTIYHIAIGVARGLEYLHQGCNTRILHFDIKPHNILLDENFNPKISDFGLAKICTRKESMISIFGARGTAGYIAPEVFSRNFGTVSHKSDVYSYGMMILEMVGRRKNIKTEVNCSSEIYFPDWIYNRLESNEELGLQNIRNESDDKLVRKMTIVGLWCIQTHPSTRPAISKVLEMLGSKVELLQIPPKPFLSSPPTSPVHLSCETL
- the LOC100786495 gene encoding LEAF RUST 10 DISEASE-RESISTANCEUS RECEPTOR-LIKE PROTEIN KINASE-like 2.5 isoform X1, with product MSSVYELVLSLLFCGLMPLVLAAGNQAECPPSFPCGYLDNISFPFTLTERPDCGLLPISNCDDPLKPKMIQLHKNGLWFPLVRVAQLFSSPTTSLTAFQFRDTNLYHLLLNENCEAFGNNYTLPFPHSSGFAASLYIQYYTTLFRCNRSLHVSPPTNMHNYTKCPDYDLYYNDNPKAEDASLRACTKVLLPIKDAPDANNPFTFATADIFTKVELTDECAACHYRRGGQCQLDSREIFFCATANSIGRRSWIVKMILGLGLAVTIALLLVMVKIYHTRWKKQNPTNQQIRIFLEREGPLQTKRYDYSEIKKVTNSFRNKLGQGGFGSVYKGKLPDGRYVAVKILSELKDNGEDFINEVATISRTSHINIVNLLGFCCEGSKRALVYEFMSNGSLEKFIFEENVIKTDRQLDCQTIYHIAIGVARGLEYLHQGCNTRILHFDIKPHNILLDENFNPKISDFGLAKICTRKESMISIFGARGTAGYIAPEVFSRNFGTVSHKSDVYSYGMMILEMVGRRKNIKTEVNCSSEIYFPDWIYNRLESNEELGLQNIRNESDDKLVRKMTIVGLWCIQTHPSTRPAISKVLEMLGSKVELLQIPPKPFLSSPPTSPVHLSCETL